The sequence below is a genomic window from Salicibibacter cibarius.
TCACAGAGGTTCAAGTGCCCCATTACATGGTGATCAACGCGGCAGATCTGGCAAAAGATGAACAAGAAGCGCAGTATGTGACGTCATTCGTTAATGATCAATTAAAACAAGCCGGCTGCCACGAAAGCATTACGGTTCCCCTTTCAAGCAAACGTGCCCTTGCCCCCGAGGGCGATCGGCGGTTTTCCGACTTTATGCATTATTTGGAAACAGAGGAAGGCCCTCGTTTGCAGATGGAATCTGTTTGGGAAATGAATAGGCAGATGCACACGTTAATCGATGCGCTTCATATAGTTGCAGATATCGGTAAACGGCCGTTGGAAGAGCGGAAAAAGCTAGCCGAACAGGAAAAACAAACATATGAAGGCGTAAATCTTAAAAACGTCGATGCAGATGATGGAGAAATAAAGGTTTGGGAAGGACATGCAACGAGACGATTGTTATTGGTTTTTGCGGATCGTTTCGCCGCGTCGATCCATGTGGCCTCCGTAAATGGCAAGGATAAAAGTGCACGGGAAAGCCAGTTGCTGCAGGCATTGGACGCATTTATAGATGAATGTGAAGAGGAATGGCAAAAAGAACAGCTTGCATTGGAAAAACAAGCGCGTGCATCGTTGAGAGAGCAAATGACTCGGGCATACGGGGACGGGCGTTCATTGGAAGACATGGATGTCCGTTTGGAAACGGCGGTTGACTTTCAATTGCCGGTCCAATCGCTCCAAACGTTGGCGAAACAGCGAAAACTGAAAAAATCCTTTTTCTATGATGGCGAATTTGACGCTTTCAAAACGGATGTATTTTCTCTATTGGAGGAACATGTTCGCGCACGCGTTCAAATTGCGGCCGAGTCAGTCAGAAAAGGCAAAAAGGCGCAACTGGGCAAAATCAAAGCGCAAGTGCAAAAAGAGATGGAAATTAAAGAGAAAAAACAAGCGGACAGGCTCCAATTTCTCACCTCGGAAGAGCCGGATGTGACCCCGATAGAGGAAGAGATAAAAACGCTGAAATCGCAGATTAGGTTGTAAATGTGCACCGTTTGTGAAGGTACGGGCATATTGCCGGATGAAGAGTTGCGGAAGTAAAAGCATTTAAGTTCGAAAAAGCGTGATTGTGGAAAAACGATACTCTCAGTTTATCAAAAGAACCCCCCTTATCGGGTAGGAAATGTTGCGCCGACAGGGGGCACAAGATGGGATTTATTTTTATGAGTACATTAAATCAGAAAGTAAAATTACAACGGTATCAACCTGAGTTTCTACAAATATTAAAGGGATTTGATTTACCTGAAGAAAAGGCACAATATACAGCCTTCCCAAGCGATGTATTAGAAAAATTAACAGACGGGCAGTTTCCAATTGTAATATTAAATAATGATGAACCAGTTGGTTTTTTCTTATTACACTCAACCGACAGGGTAAAGGAATATACAAATAATGTGAATGCATTGTTACTAACTGCGTTATCGATAGACAATTTCCAACAGGGAAAGGGATTTGCAAAACAGGGGATGAGTTTGCTAAAAGACTTTGTTAATCGAGAATTCTCCGAATACGACGAGATCGTATTAGCAGTCAACCACAAAAATGTTCCGGCACAAAGGCTGTATGAAAAGGTTGGATTCAGTGATACTGGCAGAAGAAAAATGGGGAGAAAAGGTGAGCAATTAGTTTTTAGTACCTCAGTTTAGTGGTTATATAATACAAGCAGGCGCGATTACTTAATACTAATTTTTTACAATGGTGAATTTGACGCTTTCAAACTTATGCCCCCTTTGTCAACCATAGATGCTAGTGCAACCTGTCGAAAATAAGCGGTCACACCGGCGATCGGAAGACAGGATTAGGGCTTCAAACTGGGGTCAGTGATCGATTGGATTAAACCGCCACAGCCCGAGTTAAGGTATCAAAGGCTATCGTCAATGATCGAATGGTTTCTTGCGAAGCAGGCTCCCCGGTCGCCATGAAACAGTTCATGGCGACCGAACACGAAAGCCAATCGCTCATTCGGTCGCCATGAGGCAGCCATGCCGACCGAATATCTTTGATACAAGCCTTTTTCGGTCACCATGAAGCGGCTATGACGCCCGAACGCTTTCGATTCAGGCCACTACGGTCGTCATAAAACGGTTATGACGACCGAACACGAGAACCGACCGCTTTTTCGGTCGCTATGAAGCGGTAAATTGTCCGTTAGGGAGACAGAAGCGTTGCCGACCAAACTTCTTCCAACTGTCTCTATGATTGGGTAATTAATCTATCTTGCACTAGTTTTGACCCGTTAAAAACGGTCGGTTCGGAAAAAATTGGAGATATACAGATTAAATTGGGAAGAGGGTGCTACATGGATGGAGAGGTTCACCTAGTCGGTTATTAAGTACATGAATGTATGAAAACATAAAATGGGATGCAACAACTTTAATAAACGCAAAAAACCCCTTGCCCCTGACCCAACGTCAGGGGCTATGCTATGTATAGAAGAAAGTGAGGGGGGAGGAGTATTCATGGAGAATAAAACGTTTACCGTAGGAAAGTTTGCCAAGTTGACAGGTGTCACTGAACGTACACTTCGCTACTATGATCGGAAAGGATTGCTAGCGCCATCGGAATTTAACAAACAAGGACATCGCCTTTACACCGAAAATGATTTATTTCATTTACAAAGAATCTTGACACTCAAATATTTAGATTTTTCTCTGGGAGACATTACTAAATATCTTGAAAAATCCGGAAAGGACTTAAAGGATTCTTTGGCAGTGCAAGCAAACCTTTTGGAACAAAAGCGAGAACATCTTGATCAGGTGATCGGGACCATCGAACGCGTACAAGCGATCATTCAAGAGTAGGAAAATCAGATGGATAGCGATTTATTGTTAGGACTCATTCATGCGCTTCAACGTGAGGAAGATTAAAAGCAATGGATGGCTAATTATATGTCGAAAGAGTTGCTGGATCGCATATTCATGGAAGGGAAGACAGAAGAAGAAAAACTTGAATTGGAGAGGAGAATAACAGCTATATTTTCAGATATTGGTCGATTCTATCATGAGAGAAGACCCGTGGATGATTTGGCAGTACAGGAAAAA
It includes:
- a CDS encoding MerR family transcriptional regulator translates to MENKTFTVGKFAKLTGVTERTLRYYDRKGLLAPSEFNKQGHRLYTENDLFHLQRILTLKYLDFSLGDITKYLEKSGKDLKDSLAVQANLLEQKREHLDQVIGTIERVQAIIQE
- a CDS encoding GNAT family N-acetyltransferase — its product is MGFIFMSTLNQKVKLQRYQPEFLQILKGFDLPEEKAQYTAFPSDVLEKLTDGQFPIVILNNDEPVGFFLLHSTDRVKEYTNNVNALLLTALSIDNFQQGKGFAKQGMSLLKDFVNREFSEYDEIVLAVNHKNVPAQRLYEKVGFSDTGRRKMGRKGEQLVFSTSV